A stretch of Prunus dulcis chromosome 6, ALMONDv2, whole genome shotgun sequence DNA encodes these proteins:
- the LOC117631597 gene encoding G-type lectin S-receptor-like serine/threonine-protein kinase LECRK3 — protein MPNHIGARKLAMAFTVRLLLFSSLFLLPVSVFAQTNGGIAVGDFLTATAANSSPWLSPSGDFAFGFFPLGSNDLFLLSIWYARIPDRTIVWNANRDNEAAVAPKGSTVNLTANSGLVLRSPQGEELWKSETSVGVVANGVMNDTGNFVLQDRNSESLWETFNNPTDTMLPGQTLERSGKLSSRQSETNYSKGRFQLLLQEDGNLVLSTINLPTNFANEPYYATDTTSGTVAGSEGKELVFNVSGYLYVLRENGGKYNLAVGEVVSARDNYIRATLNFDGIFAQYYHPKNFTGNVSWTILWSEPDNICQRITESSGVGVCGYNSICTLKGDKRPTCGCPTGFSLLDPNDPYRGCKPDFIQGCKEDELSGTKDLYDVEVLINTDWPISDYVQLKPFTAEKCNESCFQDCLCAVAIFRSETCWKKKLPLSNGRVDVSLNSQAFIKVRKDNSTLPIPAPQLPCPDEL, from the coding sequence ATGCCGAACCACATTGGTGCTAGAAAATTAGCAATGGCTTTTACTGTACGGCTGCTTCTGTTTTCCTCACTGTTTCTGCTACCAGTTTCTGTGTTTGCTCAAACTAATGGTGGCATAGCAGTGGGGGATTTCCTAACTGCAACTGCAGCTAACTCCTCACCATGGCTTTCTCCATCTGGTGATTTTGCCTTTGGATTTTTTCCACTTGGAAGCAATGATCTTTTCCTGCTCTCAATATGGTATGCCAGAATACCAGACAGAACCATAGTTTGGAATGCCAATCGGGATAATGAGGCTGCAGTTGCACCCAAGGGGTCAACTGTGAACTTGACTGCCAACAGCGGTCTAGTGCTTAGAAGTCCTCAGGGTGAAGAGCTATGGAAATCTGAAACCAGTGTTGGTGTTGTTGCCAATGGGGTCATGAATGACACAGGCAACTTCGTTCTTCAAGATAGAAATTCAGAAAGCTTATGGGAGACCTTCAACAATCCCACTGATACCATGTTGCCTGGACAGACATTGGAAAGAAGTGGGAAGCTTTCGTCTCGACAATCGGAGACTAACTATTCGAAAGGACGGTTCCAGCTGCTTCTGCAAGAAGATGGGAACCTTGTGCTCAGCACCATAAACTTGCCCACAAACTTTGCCAATGAACCTTACTATGCAACCGACACTACCTCAGGGACTGTGGCAGGTAGTGAAGGTAAAGAATTGGTTTTCAATGTCTCAGGCTACTTGTATGTTCTGAGAGAGAATGGTGGAAAGTACAATCTTGCAGTGGGAGAGGTAGTCTCAGCAAGGGACAACTATATTAGAGCAACTCTCAACTTTGATGGGATTTTTGCTCAATATTATCACCCCAAGAATTTCACTGGAAATGTAAGCTGGACTATTCTGTGGTCAGAGCCAGATAATATTTGCCAAAGAATTACCGAAAGTTCAGGTGTAGGTGTTTGTGGGTACAACAGTATCTGCACTCTCAAAGGAGATAAGAGGCCAACCTGTGGATGCCCAACAGGGTTCTCTTTACTTGATCCAAATGATCCATATCGGGGATGCAAACCGGATTTCATACAAGGCTGTAAAGAAGATGAGCTTAGTGGCACAAAAGATttatatgatgttgaggtgcTAATAAATACAGATTGGCCAATCTCAGATTACGTGCAGTTGAAACCTTTTACCGCAGAGAAGTGCAATGAATCTTGCTTTCAAGATTGTTTGTGTGCTGTTGCTATTTTCCGGTCTGAAACCTGCTGGAAAAAGAAGTTACCTCTCTCAAATGGGAGAGTGGATGTAAGTCTTAATTCACAAGCCTTCATCAAAGTCAGAAAGGACAATTCAACTCTACCAATACCAGCTCCTCAACTTCCATGTCCAGATGAATTGTAA
- the LOC117631719 gene encoding G-type lectin S-receptor-like serine/threonine-protein kinase LECRK3 encodes MTITVRLLLFSSLFLLPVSVFAQTNGSIAVGASLTATAGNSSPWFSPSGDFAFGFLPLGNNDLFLLSIWYAKIPNRTIVWYANRDNKPALAPNGSTVNLANSGLELTSPQGEELWKSETIVGVVANGVMNNTGNFVLQDGKSGNLWETFNNPTDTLLPGQKIERSGTLSSRYSETDYSKGRFQLLLQEDGKLVLSSINLPTEFANEPYYETDTTSGTVAGSEGKELVFNVSGYLYVLRENGGKYNLAGEEVVSARDNYIRATLNFDGIFAQYYHPKNFTGNVSWTLLWSEPDDICRRITEDSGFGICGYNSICKLNADNRPTCQCPRGFSLLDPKEPFGSCKPDFIQGCEEDELTTTKDPYDVIVMTNIDWPISDYAEFRPFTAEKCNESCFQDCLCAFAVFRNETCWKKKLPLSNGRVDVSLNSKAFFKVRKDNTTLQFSPMPNPDDKKKKRSNTLIPVESVILATSIFVSFMFSAAVCLGFFFVFRKKQVRSIKNMLDSSLCSFSYQELQEATNGFTEELGRGAFGVVYKGTIQIGSGVQVAVKKLNCVIQDGEKEFKTELSVIGKTHHKNLVCLVGYCDEGQHRLLVYEFLSNGTLASFLFADTKPSWTQRIEIACGVAKGLLYLHEECSTQVIHCDIKPQNILLDDYYTARISDFGLAKLLMMNQSHTHTAIRGTKGYVAPEWFRNMPITAKVDVYSFGVVLLEIICCRRSVDVENGCEERAILTDWVYDCYREGILDAVLDYEVEALDDRKKLVMIGIWCIQEDPSLRPTMRKVVQMLEGVVEVHLPPCPSPYTRTG; translated from the coding sequence ATGACTATTACTGTACGGCTGCTTCTGTTTTCCTCACTGTTTCTGCTACCAGTTTCTGTGTTTGCTCAAACTAACGGTAGCATAGCAGTCGGTGCTTCTCTTACTGCAACTGCAGGTAACTCCTCACCATGGTTTTCTCCATCTGGTGATTTTGCCTTTGGATTTCTGCCACTTGGAAACAATGATCTTTTCCTGCTCTCAATATGGTATGCCAAAATACCAAACAGAACCATAGTTTGGTATGCAAATAGGGATAATAAGCCTGCGCTTGCACCTAATGGATCAACTGTGAACTTGGCTAACAGTGGACTAGAGCTTACAAGTCCTCAGGGTGAAGAGCTATGGAAATCTGAAACCATTGTTGGTGTTGTTGCCAATGGGGTCATGAATAATACTGGCAACTTCGTTCTTCAAGATGGCAAATCAGGAAATTTATGGGAGACATTCAACAATCCTACAGATACCTTGTTGCCTGGacagaaaattgaaagaagTGGGACGCTCTCATCTCGATATTCGGAGACTGACTATTCAAAGGGACGGTTCCAGCTGCTTCTGCAAGAAGATGGGAAACTTGTGCTCAGCTCCATAAACTTGCCAACAGAATTTGCCAACGAACCTTACTATGAAACCGACACTACCTCAGGGACTGTGGCAGGTAGTGAAGGTAAAGAATTGGTTTTCAATGTCTCAGGCTACTTGTATGTTCTGAGGGAGAATGGTGGAAAGTACAATCTTGCAGGGGAAGAGGTAGTCTCAGCAAGGGACAACTATATTAGAGCAACTCTCAACTTTGATGGGATTTTCGCTCAGTATTATCACCCAAAGAATTTCACTGGAAATGTAAGCTGGACTCTTCTGTGGTCAGAGCCAGATGATATTTGCCGAAGAATTACAGAAGATTCAGGTTTTGGTATTTGTGGGTACAACAGTATCTGCAAGCTCAACGCTGATAATAGGCCAACCTGTCAATGCCCAAGAGGATTCTCTTTACTTGATCCAAAGGAACCATTTGGGAGCTGCAAACCGGATTTCATACAAGGCTGTGAAGAAGATGAGCTTACTACCACAAAAGATCCATATGATGTAATCGTGATGACAAATATTGATTGGCCAATCTCAGATTATGCGGAGTTCAGACCTTTTACTGCAGAAAAGTGCAATGAATCTTGCTTTCAAGATTGTTTGTGTGCTTTTGCTGTTTTCAGGAATGAAACCTgctggaaaaagaaattacctCTCTCAAATGGGAGAGTGGATGTCAGTCTTAATTCAAAGGCTTTCTTCAAAGTCAGAAAGGATAACACAACTCTACAATTTTCTCCAATGCCAAATCCAGatgataagaagaagaagcgcAGTAACACTTTGATACCCGTGGAATCCGTAATTCTGGCTACCTCTATCTTTGTTAGTTTTATGTTTAGTGCTGCTGTTTGTCTGGGATTTTTCTTCGTTTTCCGGAAGAAACAAGTAAGGTCTATCAAAAATATGTTGGACTCAAGTTTGTGTTCTTTTAGTTACCAAGAGCTTCAAGAAGCTACAAATGGATTCACAGAAGAATTAGGAAGGGGTGCGTTTGGAGTTGTTTACAAAGGGACAATACAAATTGGTTCTGGTGTCCAAGTGGCAGTGAAGAAGCTAAACTGTGTGATACAAGATGGTGAGAAGGAATTCAAGACAGAACTGAGCGTAATTGGTAAGACACATCACAAGAATCTAGTTTGCCTGGTTGGGTATTGTGACGAAGGGCAACATCGATTGCTAGTATACGAGTTCTTAAGCAATGGCACGTTAGCAAGCTTCCTTTTTGCTGATACAAAACCCAGTTGGACGCAGCGAATTGAAATTGCTTGTGGAGTTGCCAAGGGACTTTTGTACTTGCATGAAGAGTGCAGCACCCAAGTCATCCATTGTGATATAAAGCCTCAGAACATACTGCTTGACGATTATTACACTGCTCGGATCTCTGATTTTGGATTGGCAAAGCTTTTGATGATGAATCAGAGCCACACACATACTGCCATTAGAGGAACAAAAGGGTATGTTGCCCCTGAGTGGTTCAGGAACATGCCAATCACTGCCAAAGTTGATGTGTATAGCTTTGGTGTTGTGCTGCTTGAGATCATTTGCTGTAGGAGAAGCGTTGATGTGGAAAATGGCTGTGAAGAGAGAGCAATTTTAACGGATTGGGTGTACGATTGCTACCGTGAAGGGATATTAGATGCTGTTCTAGATTATGAAGTTGAGGCATTGGATGATAGAAAGAAGCTTGTGATGATTGGTATTTGGTGTATTCAAGAAGACCCATCTCTTAGACCAACTATGAGGAAAGTTGTGCAGATGCTTGAAGGCGTGGTGGAAGTACATCTTCCTCCATGTCCATCTCCGTATACCAGAACAGGCTGA